CCCGGCGGACTCGAATCCGTCCGGATGCTCGCCGACCTCGGCGTCATCGCCGCCGTCGGCCACACCGACTCCGACTACGCCAAGACCCTCGAAGCCATCGAGGCCGGCGCCACCGTCGCCACCCACCTGTTCAACGCGATGCCCGGCATCCAGCACCGCGCGCCGGGCCCGATCGTCGCCCTCCTGGAGGACGAGCGGGTCACCGTCGAGCTCATCAACGACGGCATCCACCTGCACCCCTCGGTGCTGGACCTCGCCTACGGCACCGCCGGCGCCTCCCGGGTCGCGCTGATCACCGACGCCATGGGCGCGGCCGGCATGGGCGACGGCCTCTACCCGCTCGGCCCGCTGCAGGTCCGCGTCGAGGACGGCGTCGCCCGGCTGGTCGAGGGCGGCTCCATCGCCGGCTCCACCCTCACCCTGGACGTCGCCTTCCGCCGCTCGGTCACCCTCAACGGCCTCAGCCTCAACCAGGCCGTCGAGTCGCTCTGCACCGTCCCCGCCCGCCTGCTCGGCCTCGCCGACTCCATCGGCTCGCTGGAGACCGGCAAGAGCGCCGACCTGGTCGTGCTCGACTCCGAGAGCCACCAGCTGGTCGCGGTGATGCGCCGCGGCGCATGGGTCACCGGCGCCGACCGCTTCAGCGTCGTCATGGCGGAGCCGTACGACCCTGACCGCAGAACGGGTGCCGGCCCCGCGGCCGCCTCCTCCTCGGCGCAAGGCCGGTACACGGCGGTGGAGCCGCTGAAGGCGTGAACGCGGGTCAGGGCGGGCCGAACGCCCCGCTGCGGCGACCGGTCGTCAAGGCATCAGCTCATCGAGGCGTCAGGTCGTCAGAGCATCGGCGATGGCCAGCGCCGTCCGGCTCTGGAGACGACCCCAACTGAACCGGCTCGGCTCAGCGACCCCGGTGAAGCGCACCTCCATCGACAGGGTGAGCAGGTGCTTGCGGAGCGGTCCCGCGGTGATCTTGTCCCGAGGGGTGGCCGAGACTATCGACCGTCCCACGGTGCCGTTGTGGTTGTCGACGAGGTACAGCCGACGGTCGGTCAGCACCATGAAGTAGGCGCGGGGCTGCACCGCGACGAGCACGGTGCCGCCGCTGACGGCCCCGACCAGGGCCGCCGTCGCCACCCTGCGCTTGGCGGACACCCTCCCGATCTGCAGCACGTCGACCAGCTCGATCCGCTCCTGAGCCGCGAGCGCCGGGGTCACTACGGCGAGGCACTTGCGGGTCGACTTGTCGTTCATCCGGGTCCTTCGGGGGGGAGGCGCTGGCTGCGCGGCGCTCAGCGTAGGGGCAGCGCTGACCTGGCGCAACAGCCGTTCGCCGACGCATCAACGCCCCCGATTGCCCAGATTCGCCGGGGCGCCGCAGCACGACTGCGTCACGATCACCCGGCACACCTACAACCGGGCCGGTCCCGACACCTACGGTCTGGCGACACCGCACCGCCTTGAGCAAGGAATGATCTTGAGCACTCCCCCGGTAGCCGACACCCCCCACCAGCTGCCCGAGTTCCCGCCCGGCACCAGCATCGCGCCCACCGCACGGCCGAGCACCGGCAAGAAGGTGAAGAAGGTCCTGGGCATCGTCCTGGTTGCCGTCGTCGCGTTCTTCGCCTTCGGCTACTACATCCAGGACGACCCGTCGATCGCCGAGGTGGGCAACTGCGTCCACAACAGCGGCAGCAGCGACAAGCCCAAGGTCGCCATCGTCGACTGCGGTGCGGCCGACGCCGACTTCAAGGTGCTGAAGGTGGTCCGCAACACCAGCGACACCAAGGCCTGCGAGAGCGTCGAGGAGGTCGAGGCCGCCTACCTGGAGGAGTCGTCCGACCCCTTCGTCCTCTGCCTGGGCAAGAACCACTGACCCACGGTCATCGAGTTCCACCGCGCGCCCGGGCCGGGACCTCACGGCCCGGGCACGCGACGACCGGCCCGGGCACGAGGACGCTTCGCCCAGTCGGCGAGCGGGCGGGCGAGCAGGCAAGCGGGCGGGCGGGCGGAGCGTACGGGAGCCCGGACGCCCCCGTCCGGCGCGCGACCGTGGCCGGACGGTTCACGCGAAACGGCGTCGCTGCACGGGGCCGGGCGCCGTCTGTGACAGCCTTTTCGATGATCGAGCTGGTGGGGGGACGAGCCCCCGTTCCGCACCCCGGCGTTCGTGATGACCCACCACCGGCGTCCGTCCTTCAGCCTCTCCGACACCACCTTCCACTTCGTC
The sequence above is a segment of the Kitasatospora sp. NBC_00240 genome. Coding sequences within it:
- the nagA gene encoding N-acetylglucosamine-6-phosphate deacetylase; translated protein: MTRSDQIVLAGARLVLPGGVVEDGRLTVEGTTLSAFGGDRQPGDLDLTGHTVVPGFVDLHVHGGGGGSYASGIAEEALTAARTHLTHGTTTTVASTVTGEIDEVCRQAAVLSELVEDGILAGVHFEGPFISHNRCGAHRPDLLRDPDPALVRKLVDAARGHAKMVTLAPELPGGLESVRMLADLGVIAAVGHTDSDYAKTLEAIEAGATVATHLFNAMPGIQHRAPGPIVALLEDERVTVELINDGIHLHPSVLDLAYGTAGASRVALITDAMGAAGMGDGLYPLGPLQVRVEDGVARLVEGGSIAGSTLTLDVAFRRSVTLNGLSLNQAVESLCTVPARLLGLADSIGSLETGKSADLVVLDSESHQLVAVMRRGAWVTGADRFSVVMAEPYDPDRRTGAGPAAASSSAQGRYTAVEPLKA